From a single Saimiri boliviensis isolate mSaiBol1 chromosome 7, mSaiBol1.pri, whole genome shotgun sequence genomic region:
- the AQP6 gene encoding aquaporin-6, giving the protein MLVCRLWKAISRALFAEFLATGLYVFFGVGSVMRWPTALPSVLQIAITFNLVTAMAVQVTWKASGAHANPAVTLAFLVGSHISLPRAVAYVAAQLVGATVGAALLYGVMPGDIRETLGINVVRNSVSNGQAVAVELLLTLQLVLCVFASTDSRQTSGSPATMIGISVALGHLIGIHFTGCSMNPARSFGPAVIIGKFTVHWVFWVGPLTGALLASLIYNFILFPDTKTLTQRLAILTGTAEVGTGRGTGVEPPKKESQPCSGAVEMESVCETA; this is encoded by the exons ATGTTAGTGTGCAGGCTTTGGAAAGCCATCAGCAGGGCGCTGTTTGCAGAGTTCCTGGCCACGGGGCTGTATGTGTTCTTCGGCGTGGGCTCCGTCATGCGCTGGCCCACAGCGCTTCCTTCCGTGCTGCAGATCGCCATCACCTTCAACCTGGTCACTGCCATGGCTGTGCAGGTCACCTGGAAGGCCAGCGGGGCCCACGCCAACCCCGCCGTGACGCTGGCCTTCCTCGTAGGCTCCCACATCTCTCTGCCCCGAGCTGTGGCCTATGTGGCTGCCCAGCTGGTGGGGGCCACGGTGGGGGCTGCTCTGCTGTATGGGGTCATGCCGGGAGACATCCGAGAGACCCTTGGGATCAATGTG GTCCGGAACAGCGTCTCAAATGGCCAGGCGGTGGCCGTGGAGCTGCTTCTGACCCTGCAGCTGGTGCTCTGTGTCTTCGCTTCCACCGACAGCCGCCAGACCTCCGGCTCCCCCGCCACCATGATTGGGATCTCTGTGGCACTGGGCCACCTCATTGGG ATCCACTTCACCGGCTGCTCCATGAACCCTGCCCGCTCCTTTGGCCCTGCCGTCATCATTGGGAAGTTCACAGTCCACTGG GTCTTCTGGGTGGGGCCCCTGACGGGAGCCCTCCTGGCCTCACTGATCTACAACTTCATCCTGTTCCCCGACACCAAGACCCTGACCCAGCGGCTGGCTATCCTCACAGGCACCGCAgaggtggggacagggagagggacAGGGGTGGAGCCCCCAAAGAAGGAATCCCAGCCCTGTTCGGGAGCCGTGGAGATGGAGAGTGTGTGTGAAACAGCCTAG